ACTAATTATACTGTGTACTAATTAAAGTTACTGCACAGTAACTTTAATTCTTGTTGAGTAACGTTATTATAGGACCGGAGCCCATTTTTATGCAAGAGGTAATGGTTATGCCAAAGATGGTGCCGGAGTATCGGGAAGAGGCAAAAAGGAGGATCGTTCAGGCAGGGCTTGAGGCGATGTATGAGAAGGGTTACTGTAAAACCACGATGGATGATATCGCGGGCCGTCTTGATGTGAGTAAACCCGCTCTCTACCGGTATTTTAAAAATAAGGAGGAGCTTGTTATAGAGAGTTCGAAGATCCTTCAGGGACAATACCGCAAAGTCACCAATCAGGATGCACCTGATCGCTGCCCGGTCAGGATGCGGATCGAGACGTTTGATCAGATGATGTCGTCGAATCTGAATGAGCATGCTCTGCTTCTTGAGATCTTCGGGATCACTGTTCGTGAACCGGTTATCCGGGATTTTTCCGTTGAACGGATGAAAAACGGGATCGATGCTCCAGCACGGATGATTGCAGAGCAGCAGAAGGAGGGTCTTGTTTCGTCGGAGATTGATCCGCGTACGCTTGCCATTGCCTGCGTGGCGATGTTCAACGGGATGAGGATAATGATGCTTCTCGGTGTCGAGAGGGAGGAACTTCGTTCCCGGTGGATCGAGATCGTCAGAGCTCTTTTTGGGGTCCAAACAGAGTGCCCCAAGGGTTGTGCCGGATGCGGGATGTGCAGCAGGTAAACAGGCTTAGCAAAAATTATTTTGAAGCCTGTTTTCAAGCAGCGCGATTCTGACCTTCTGGAAAAACCTCTGCAGAGCAGAAGATCAGAAGACCGGTAGCTTTCTTCTCAGGTATTTTTCCGGCGAACAATTTGCTTAGATACGTGCGGTCGATCACTACTTTGACAGCAGAAAATCCAAGATCCGTCAGGAATCGTTCTTCTTCTCCATCCTGAATCCCAAAAAGGAACGGCTCTCCCATATCCGTCACATGCTGCCGGAGACGTCCCGCCACAACCGAGGGGTTGGTGCCGTCGATCATGGACTGTGGAATTGTATCGAAAAGTATGCCGCTGCCCGGAGCCGCATTTTGTCTGATATTTCGCAGTAAGGGTACTACAATTTCCGGAGGCAGGTAGCAGAGGAGGCCTTCCATAATGAACAACGCAGGTTTTGATCCGTCAAACCCGGATTCAATCAGTGATGAAAACATATCTCCTGCAGTAATGTCAAGGGGCAGATACGAAACATGGGACGGAAGTTTGCCGAATATGGTTTGAATAATACGTTTTTTCGTAGTCTGGGTTTCCTCCAGGTCTATTTCAAAGACCTGTGTTTCTTCCATACCCTCAAGTCTGTAGGGACGGGAGTCATACCCGGCACCGATTATGACGAACTGTGAAACGCCGTCGACAATTTTTCCCCTGATGAAATCATCAAAATACCGGACCCTCGTTAAGATGGAATTCCGGTGTCCGGGCAGGATCTGATCGAATTCGGTCCGTTTTTTCTCGAGTTCTTCTGCATTGGAAAGATTATTGAAGTGAGCGATCAGTTCAGGACGGATAAAACGTATTGCCAGGGGATCGTAACATATCCGCTCATCG
This Methanocorpusculum sp. DNA region includes the following protein-coding sequences:
- a CDS encoding TetR/AcrR family transcriptional regulator translates to MPKMVPEYREEAKRRIVQAGLEAMYEKGYCKTTMDDIAGRLDVSKPALYRYFKNKEELVIESSKILQGQYRKVTNQDAPDRCPVRMRIETFDQMMSSNLNEHALLLEIFGITVREPVIRDFSVERMKNGIDAPARMIAEQQKEGLVSSEIDPRTLAIACVAMFNGMRIMMLLGVEREELRSRWIEIVRALFGVQTECPKGCAGCGMCSR
- a CDS encoding class I SAM-dependent methyltransferase, producing the protein MSVNDSMIQDNVSLMKERRLGSMTAEGVALMRAGEAGKPADERICYDPLAIRFIRPELIAHFNNLSNAEELEKKRTEFDQILPGHRNSILTRVRYFDDFIRGKIVDGVSQFVIIGAGYDSRPYRLEGMEETQVFEIDLEETQTTKKRIIQTIFGKLPSHVSYLPLDITAGDMFSSLIESGFDGSKPALFIMEGLLCYLPPEIVVPLLRNIRQNAAPGSGILFDTIPQSMIDGTNPSVVAGRLRQHVTDMGEPFLFGIQDGEEERFLTDLGFSAVKVVIDRTYLSKLFAGKIPEKKATGLLIFCSAEVFPEGQNRAA